In the Gorilla gorilla gorilla isolate KB3781 chromosome 10, NHGRI_mGorGor1-v2.1_pri, whole genome shotgun sequence genome, one interval contains:
- the LTA4H gene encoding leukotriene A-4 hydrolase isoform X1, which translates to MPEIVDTCSLASPASVCRTKHLHLRCSVDFTRRTLTGTAALTVQSQEDNLRSLVLDTKDLTIEKVVINGQEVKYALGERQSYKGSPMEISLPIALSKNQEIVIEISFETSPKSSALQWLTPEQTSGKEHPYLFSQCQAIHCRAILPCQDTPSVKLTYTAEVSVPKELVALMSAIRDGEAPDPEDPSRKIYKFIQKVPIPCYLIALVVGALESRQIGPRTLVWSEKEQVEKSAYEFSETESMLKIAEDLGGPYVWGQYDLLVLPPSFPYGGMENPCLTFVTPTLLAGDKSLSNVIAHEISHSWTGNLVTNKTWDHFWLNEGHTVYLERHICGRLFGEKFRHFNALGGWGELQNSVKTFGETHPFTKLVVDLTDIDPDVAYSSVPYEKGFALLFYLEQLLGGPEIFLGFLKAYVEKFSYKSITTDDWKDFLYSYFKDKVDVLNQVDWNAWLYSPGLPPIKPNYDMTLTNACIALSQRWITAKEDDLNSFNATDLKDLSSHQLNEFLAQTLQRAPLPLGHIKRMQEVYNFNAINNSEIRFRWLRLCIQSKWEDAIPLALKMATEQGRMKFTRPLFKDLAAFDKSHDQAVRTYQEHKASMHPVTAMLVGKDLKVD; encoded by the exons gtTTTGGATACAAAGGACCTTACAATAGAAAAAGTAGTGATCAATGGACAAGAAGTCAAATATGCTCTTGGAGAAAGACAAAGTTACAAGGGATCGCCAATGGAAATCTCTCTTCCTATCGCTTTGAGCAA aaatcaagaaattgttATAGAAATTTCTTTTGAGACCTCTCCAAAATCTTCTGCTCtccagtggctcactcctgaacAGACTTCTGGGAAGGAACACCCATATCTCTTTAGTCAGTGCCAG GCCATCCACTGCAGAGCAATCCTTCCTTGTCAGGACACTCCTTCTGTGAAATTAACCTATACTGCAGAG GTGTCTGTCCCTAAAGAACTGGTGGCACTTATGAGTGCTATTCGTGATGGAGAAGCACCTGACCCAGAAGACCCAAGCaggaaaatatacaaattcaTCCAAAAA GTTCCAATACCCTGCTACCTGATTGCTTTAGTTGTTGGAGCTTTAGAAAGCAG GCAAATTGGCCCAAGAACTTTGGTGTGGTCTGAGAAAGAGCAGGTGGAAAAGTCTGCTTATGAGTTTTCTGAG ACTGAATCTATGCTGAAAATAGCAGAAGATCTGGGAGGACCGTATGTATGGGGACAGTATGACCTATTGGTCCTGCCACCATCCTTCCCTTATGGTGGCATGGAGAATCCTTGCCTTACTTTTGTAACTCCTACTCTACTG gcAGGCGACAAGTCACTCTCCAAT GTCATTGCACATGAAATATCTCATAGCTGGACAGGGAATCTAGTGACCAACAAAACTTGGGATCACTTTTG gttAAATGAGGGACATACTGTGTACTTGGAACGCCACATTTGCGGACGATTGTTTGGTGAAAAGTTCAGACATTTTAATGCTCTGGGAGGATGGGGAGAACTACAGAATTCG GTAAAGACATTTGGGGAGACGCATCCTTTCACCAAACTTGTGGTTGATCTGACAGATATAGACCCTGATGTAGCTTATTCTTCAGTTCCCTATGAGAAGGgctttgctttacttttttacCTTGAACAACTGCTTGGAGGACCAG AGATTTTCCTAGGATTCTTAAAAGCTTATGTTGAGAAGTTTTCCTATAAGAGCATAACTACTGATGACTGGAAGGATTTCCTGTATtcctattttaaagataag GTTGATGTTCTCAATCAAGTTGATTGGAATGCCTGGCTCTACTCTCCTGGACTGCCTCCCATAAAGCCCAA TTACGATATGACTCTGACAAATGCTTGTATTGCCTTAAGTCAAAGATGGATTACT GCCAAAGAAGATGATTTAAATTCATTCAATGCCACAGACCTGAAGGATCTCTCTTCTCATCAATTGAATGAGTTTTTAGCACAGACGCTCCAGAGG GCACCTCTTCCATTGGGGCACATAAAGCGAATGCAAGAGGTGTACAACTTCAATGCCATTAACAATTCTGAAATACGATTCAG ATGGCTGCGGCTCTGCATTCAATCCAAGTGGGAGGACGCAATTCCTTTGGCGCTAAAGATGGCAACTGAACAAGGAAGAATGAAGTTTACCCGGCCCTTATTCAA ggATCTTGCTGCCTTTGACAAATCCCATGATCAAGCTGTCCGAACCTACCAAGAGCACAAAGCAAGCATGCATCCCGTGACTGCAATGCTGGTGGGGAAAGACttaaaagtggattaa
- the LTA4H gene encoding leukotriene A-4 hydrolase isoform X2, which yields MPEIVDTCSLASPASVCRTKHLHLRCSVDFTRRTLTGTAALTVQSQEDNLRSLVLDTKDLTIEKVVINGQEVKYALGERQSYKGSPMEISLPIALSKNQEIVIEISFETSPKSSALQWLTPEQTSGKEHPYLFSQCQAIHCRAILPCQDTPSVKLTYTAEVSVPKELVALMSAIRDGEAPDPEDPSRKIYKFIQKVPIPCYLIALVVGALESRQIGPRTLVWSEKEQVEKSAYEFSETESMLKIAEDLGGPYVWGQYDLLVLPPSFPYGGMENPCLTFVTPTLLAGDKSLSNVIAHEISHSWTGNLVTNKTWDHFWLNEGHTVYLERHICGRLFGEKFRHFNALGGWGELQNSVKTFGETHPFTKLVVDLTDIDPDVAYSSVPYEKGFALLFYLEQLLGGPEIFLGFLKAYVEKFSYKSITTDDWKDFLYSYFKDKVDVLNQVDWNAWLYSPGLPPIKPNYDMTLTNACIALSQRWITAKEDDLNSFNATDLKDLSSHQLNEFLAQTLQRMAAALHSIQVGGRNSFGAKDGN from the exons gtTTTGGATACAAAGGACCTTACAATAGAAAAAGTAGTGATCAATGGACAAGAAGTCAAATATGCTCTTGGAGAAAGACAAAGTTACAAGGGATCGCCAATGGAAATCTCTCTTCCTATCGCTTTGAGCAA aaatcaagaaattgttATAGAAATTTCTTTTGAGACCTCTCCAAAATCTTCTGCTCtccagtggctcactcctgaacAGACTTCTGGGAAGGAACACCCATATCTCTTTAGTCAGTGCCAG GCCATCCACTGCAGAGCAATCCTTCCTTGTCAGGACACTCCTTCTGTGAAATTAACCTATACTGCAGAG GTGTCTGTCCCTAAAGAACTGGTGGCACTTATGAGTGCTATTCGTGATGGAGAAGCACCTGACCCAGAAGACCCAAGCaggaaaatatacaaattcaTCCAAAAA GTTCCAATACCCTGCTACCTGATTGCTTTAGTTGTTGGAGCTTTAGAAAGCAG GCAAATTGGCCCAAGAACTTTGGTGTGGTCTGAGAAAGAGCAGGTGGAAAAGTCTGCTTATGAGTTTTCTGAG ACTGAATCTATGCTGAAAATAGCAGAAGATCTGGGAGGACCGTATGTATGGGGACAGTATGACCTATTGGTCCTGCCACCATCCTTCCCTTATGGTGGCATGGAGAATCCTTGCCTTACTTTTGTAACTCCTACTCTACTG gcAGGCGACAAGTCACTCTCCAAT GTCATTGCACATGAAATATCTCATAGCTGGACAGGGAATCTAGTGACCAACAAAACTTGGGATCACTTTTG gttAAATGAGGGACATACTGTGTACTTGGAACGCCACATTTGCGGACGATTGTTTGGTGAAAAGTTCAGACATTTTAATGCTCTGGGAGGATGGGGAGAACTACAGAATTCG GTAAAGACATTTGGGGAGACGCATCCTTTCACCAAACTTGTGGTTGATCTGACAGATATAGACCCTGATGTAGCTTATTCTTCAGTTCCCTATGAGAAGGgctttgctttacttttttacCTTGAACAACTGCTTGGAGGACCAG AGATTTTCCTAGGATTCTTAAAAGCTTATGTTGAGAAGTTTTCCTATAAGAGCATAACTACTGATGACTGGAAGGATTTCCTGTATtcctattttaaagataag GTTGATGTTCTCAATCAAGTTGATTGGAATGCCTGGCTCTACTCTCCTGGACTGCCTCCCATAAAGCCCAA TTACGATATGACTCTGACAAATGCTTGTATTGCCTTAAGTCAAAGATGGATTACT GCCAAAGAAGATGATTTAAATTCATTCAATGCCACAGACCTGAAGGATCTCTCTTCTCATCAATTGAATGAGTTTTTAGCACAGACGCTCCAGAGG ATGGCTGCGGCTCTGCATTCAATCCAAGTGGGAGGACGCAATTCCTTTGGCGCTAAAGATGGCAACTGA